From a region of the Rhipicephalus microplus isolate Deutch F79 chromosome X, USDA_Rmic, whole genome shotgun sequence genome:
- the LOC142776226 gene encoding uncharacterized protein LOC142776226 → MVCVLWYCQTLSVNGHPVVCVPAACVALEKDCKDEEHCCDVPRPRSTKAGKSSASQANQPLNDCSMKPLLAVQTEVLTGEHRGTWDKARVGHPCGTEVAHPTGNLGAAQASTNHPWAIQTSATKYQSAPPAPRVIHVHALARRLVEPKLHKPSGLNKPQ, encoded by the exons ATGGTATGTGTTCTCTGGTATTGCCAGACACTGAGTGTGAACGGCCACCCGGTGGTGTGCGTTCCTGCAGCATGCGTGGCCTTGGAAAAGGACTGTAAGGACGAGGAACATTGCTGCGATGTTCCTCGTCCAAGAAGCACCAAAGCTGGCAAATCATCTGCTTCTCAGGCCAACCAGCCACTCAACGATTGTTCGATGAAGCCTCTGCTGGCTGTCCAAACTGAG GTCTTGACTGGCGAGCATCGTGGCACCTGGGACAAGGCTCGGGTCGGCCATCCCTGTGGCACTGAGGTCGCCCACCCGACCGGTAATTTGGGAGCAGCGCAGGCCTCGACCAACCACCCATGGGCTATCCAGACTTCAGCCACCAAATACCAGAGTGCCCCGCCAGCACCACGGGTGATTCATGTGCACGCCCTTGCTCGAAGGCTTGTGGAGCCCAAGCTCCATAAGCCTTCGGGCCTCAATAAACCTCAATAA